One window of Dyadobacter sandarakinus genomic DNA carries:
- a CDS encoding AraC family transcriptional regulator, whose protein sequence is MRSVNLFPEQFSQNKQLPIRIITPDFGHLSREIAAESGFTRRLQYYFSLFVLDGRCQHIVDLETMEIGKHELLFALPHQVQQYPATSHGSDYYKLGFDEECFSRLPRRFPFLLNPLNRQKIRFSPAAAIRLKAVFEILLGLLSTADTSPVLILAHLNSLLTEINTAYFAVDGRPADDRMEKFIGFKVFVENNLTDHPTVRNIAKELAVSTDSLYQIVKHFSGLSPKEFITNRLILEARRRLYYNEWTSVKELAFDLGFNDPDYFSRLFKKVTGKTIAGFSQDLS, encoded by the coding sequence ATGCGAAGTGTAAATTTGTTTCCGGAACAATTCAGTCAGAATAAGCAATTACCAATCCGGATTATTACTCCGGATTTTGGACATTTATCCAGGGAGATCGCTGCTGAATCCGGATTCACGCGCCGCTTGCAGTATTACTTTTCCCTTTTTGTTCTGGATGGTCGCTGCCAGCATATTGTGGATCTGGAGACAATGGAGATTGGGAAACATGAATTGCTTTTTGCGCTACCCCATCAAGTTCAACAGTACCCCGCTACCTCCCACGGGTCTGATTATTATAAGCTTGGATTTGATGAAGAATGCTTTTCACGACTGCCCCGGCGATTCCCTTTCCTGCTCAACCCGCTTAACCGGCAAAAAATCCGTTTTTCCCCTGCGGCAGCTATCAGATTAAAAGCCGTATTTGAAATTCTCCTTGGTTTATTGAGTACTGCCGACACCAGCCCGGTACTGATCCTTGCCCATCTGAACAGCCTTTTGACAGAGATCAACACTGCTTATTTTGCAGTGGATGGAAGGCCCGCGGATGACAGAATGGAGAAGTTTATCGGTTTCAAGGTATTTGTTGAAAACAACCTCACAGATCATCCGACGGTCCGGAACATCGCGAAAGAACTTGCAGTAAGTACGGATAGCTTATACCAGATTGTCAAACACTTTTCAGGGCTTTCTCCCAAAGAATTTATAACGAACCGTTTGATACTGGAAGCGCGCAGGCGCCTGTATTATAATGAATGGACTTCGGTAAAAGAGCTGGCTTTTGACCTTGGATTCAACGACCCGGATTATTTCTCCCGCTTATTCAAAAAGGTGACCGGCAAAACCATTGCCGGTTTTTCCCAGGATTTGTCCTGA